The Silvibacterium dinghuense region ATGGCGCTGGCCGAGCGCATCTTCGAGACTGTGGGCCGTACGGTCGTCGTCGACGAGAAGCACATGGACGCAGTGACCGGCCTCTCGGCCTGCGGACCGGCCTACATTTACATCATCCTGGAATCACTGGCCGAGGCAGGCGTCAAAGTGGGCCTGCCCCGTGACATCGCTACGCTGCTGGCCGCGCAGACCACCTTTGGCGCTGCAAAAATGGTGCTCGAGACGGGCTACCATCCGGCGCTGCTCAAGGACGCGGTGACCACACCTGCCGGCTGCACCATCGACGGCATCCTCGAACTCGAGGAAGGCGGTCTGCGCATCACGCTGATCAAGGCCGTGACGCGGGCCGCGCAGCGCGCCAAGGAGCTTGCGGCGGGTTAGAGCCTGTTATGCCTTTTGTCGAAGCAAGAACATGGAGCGGGGAGCAGGCAAGCTCATGAAACTGCGCACGCGTCAGGGATTGATGATGGAGTGCCTGCTCCTTTTTCTCTTCATCCCTGCCCTGCTTGCGCTGCTCCCGCCTTTTATTCCGCCCATGCCGCTGCTGTGGGCACTGGCACTCTACTGTCTCGTTGCGCTGCGCCGCGATCCTGCGTTCCATCGCCGCGAGCTGTGGAACCGGAAGCCCTTTCCGGCCGCGCTCCCCTCCATCTGCATGCTCTTTGCCGCCGGCGCGGCGCTGATTGCAGCCCTGGTATGGAAAAACTCACCCACGCTCTTCTTCACCTTCACGCGCGAACACCCCGTGGTGTGGGCCGTGGTCATGCTGCTGTATCCAGTGTTCTCCGTGTATCCGCAGGGGATCGTCTACCGCGCCTTCCTTATGCACAGGTACCGGGAGTTGGCTCCGGGCAGGCAAAAGGAGACAGCACTGATTCTCCTCAGCGCCGTCTCCTTTGCCTTCATGCACATTGTCTTTCGCAACTGGGTTGCGATGGCGCTGACCTTCCCAGGCGGACTGCTCTTTGCCTGGCGGCAGCTTCGCACCCGATCGCTGCTGACCTCTTCGGTCGAGCACGCGCTCTACGGCTGCTTCCTCTTCAGCGTCGGCCTGGGATCGTATTTCTATGCCAGGCTTATCTGACGCGGAAAGCTACTGCGGCGTAGAGTCATTCACCTTCTGGTCGGTTTCCTTGGTGCGATCCTTGGCCTTGGTCTTCGCCTGCGCAGCCTTGTCCTTGGCCGCGGTTGAGGATTCCTTCTTCGAGCCGAAGAGCTTCTCCGTGCCTTCCTTGGTCTTGTCGGCTACCTTCTCGGTGCCTTCCTTGGTGCGGTCATAGCCCTTGGTGCTGCCTTCCTTGGTCTTGTCATAGGCTGTGTGCGTGCCGCTCTTGGTCGCGTGATAACTCTTCTTCGTGCCCGTTGCCACCGCGTGACCGGTGTCCTTGGCCGCGTCCTTGGTGTCCGTGCCGGCATTCTT contains the following coding sequences:
- a CDS encoding CPBP family intramembrane glutamic endopeptidase; its protein translation is MKLRTRQGLMMECLLLFLFIPALLALLPPFIPPMPLLWALALYCLVALRRDPAFHRRELWNRKPFPAALPSICMLFAAGAALIAALVWKNSPTLFFTFTREHPVVWAVVMLLYPVFSVYPQGIVYRAFLMHRYRELAPGRQKETALILLSAVSFAFMHIVFRNWVAMALTFPGGLLFAWRQLRTRSLLTSSVEHALYGCFLFSVGLGSYFYARLI